Part of the Nicotiana tabacum cultivar K326 chromosome 20, ASM71507v2, whole genome shotgun sequence genome, ATATGATTAACACAGGAAAATCTCTATAGTGAACATTGGTCAATAACCTAATAAACAAAAATGATAACTAACCTACTATCACGGTTAAAATTGGGCCGAAAATGTATAAATCTTTACACAGTTagtgtatataaattaaattctGATAATACCCTTGGATGCTGACTCTCCATGTCCTTCATTATGCAAAACTTGCTAAGCTAGGATGATTATATGTGTGCGATAAATAAATTGAGCAACAAGTGTTTAACTGAATTTAATTTATTGATAAAGGGTGTGTTTAACCTTTGGGGTTGATACTTCTCATTAATAAGTCAAATTTGTCTTGTTCTTTTGGTATTGATAGCATTCTTCCTACCATCCTATTGAATGGATTAGTCATGTGGCCAGATGAAGAGGCATAACACTATACTTTTTTGGAACTTTAATTAAGATTCAAATTAACAAAACTAAGCACAaactgttatatatatatatatatatatatatatatatatatatatatatatagtgtgtgtgtgtgtgtgtgtgtgtgagagagagagagagagagagagagagagaaatgaaGCAAAATCTTAATGGTAACGATAATGAGAATGCTGTCTAAATTACGTTTTATCCTTTCTACTGTGAAAGAGACAAAGATGTTTGCTTCATAGGAGCCATTCATAGGACCAATTCCAAACCTCTTCACAACTTTAGACCCCATTAGAAGCAAGGAACTTGATTCATACCACCTTTATACTATTTCCAAATGTTATATAAACCCCTCTCATGGGTTCATTTCAACACACAGCTAGCAGTTCTTAATTACAACTATTTCTTGCCTTTTCTAAAACCCTACCATTTTTTAGTTCCCTTTGAAATATGGCTCATGTTAACCAATTGACTGAAAAGGGAGCCATGAACCCAGTGACTAATGATTCAGCTGTTGCTGCCAACAGGATGCATCCAATGAGTCATGATCATATGGTCCCAACTACTGGCCATCACGCAACTTCTGGCCATCACATCAACCCTCTGAATACTCAGATAAATCCTGTGATGAACCATCCTGTGGTCAAACCAGTGAGTCATGACATGGTACGATTGAATTTCTGCCACCATTTTATTTAAATGTTTAGCAcccttttaattaattatattaTGTCGTAACATGTTTCTCATGGGTAGGTTTAATTCTTTTTCATGAACCAAAAACATACAGATATGCATGCACCGTATAACCTTTTCTGAAGTCACTCCTTAAATTAGTTCTCCAATAGTTCAATGGCCTAAATTTCGCCTTTAAAGTTGAATGAGTTTCTCTTGTTGCGAACAAATTTAGCCAGCTAGGCTAAACTCGATATAAATTAAATAGTGGCCTCAAAGAATGCCATTTGTGCAAATGCGCCAAtgtttttttgggaattttggatAGAAGAGTGAGATCTGGACTGAGAATCTCTACCTAGCTACTCTAATACTTATTATATATGTTGAATAgtaataatataattttaattacttaattatataTTATGTCCCCACAGGTACCAGCTGTTGCTCATAATACTCATATCAACCCACGGACTACAAATCGAATTCACCCGAGGAGGGGTGATCATCATCTCTTCTTAACATCTGATGATAATGCAATGATGAAGCACATTGAGGATACTCATTCCCCAGATGGCCGTGACTTTGACGTCAAACCTCTTCTCCATACCATTGAGGATATTGTGCATCGTGCTCCTGCTATTCCTGGCCATCTTCATGTATGTATCATCTCATTTTTCTTGTTATATCAGAACACAGTTTTTCTACGTGAACCAATATTGTGACAGTGTAACAAAAGTTTAGACTATTAGGAGTTTAGGACACTTTAGCGGTAAGTTAAAAATAAGACATATAACCAGCTTCTATAGCAAGTTAAATTGTACTGTTtgtgaaaaaattatttatattgtcgtggatataataataaatatcttttTTAATTTACTGCTACTAGTAATTTGTTATATCATAACAAAGTTTTTCTACATGATCCAATAAATGATTGTGATGGAGTAGTAAGTACTCCTTCATCCTTAACCAACTCTCGGGTTCGAGTCCTGGATATGGAGTCGCTTTTATTAAGAATCGCTTTACCCCCAATGTGGGACTTCCGGGCGCAAATCTCGGGCCCTAATGTGGATATCGAACACcgagtgaaaaatgaaaaaaaatagctTTTCTaatcttttgtttgtttttgttttgaatattataGGGAGGTCAAGCTCAAGCACATCTGGAAGCATTGGAAGAGAAGGTTCCCCACAGTGGACTTTCTGAAATACTCAACTATTTGGCATATCCTATACACAGAATTTCTATGGAGGTAAGTgcattaaaatttaaatataactCGCTTTGCTatttaaatcccaaaattaaaaatttgatacTACTTAACATTTTTAAACTTGGAGTACTTGTAATTAAGAGAACAAGttcaattatcatttttatatatattctatttGCGACCTGGTCAATGTGTTAATAGATCATGCAAACCATTTGAtttagagaaggaaaaagagaatCTCATGTCTAGAATGATTCGGTACGGAGCTTGTAAAACAACTTCTTTGTTAGCTATTAGATCACCTAATTATAAACAGGAAAAATTAGTAACTTGCAAAATAAGACATATAATAACCTGCTACAACGGGTTATAATGCACCGATACTCTAAATTCTTTTTACATTAAGCGGATATAAGTAAAATCCTTCTCGGATGTCTCCTGGAGTAAAATATTTGGTGGTTGATGTGAATGTAATTATGGTACAGTTGATATGCAAATGTGCTAACAAAGAAGACCCGCACTCAACAACAATTGCGTTGCTTCACTCGCTCACAACCTACGCCTGGGATACAAAAGTAGCAATAACATTTGCAGCCTTTGCTCAGCAATATGGTGAATTTTGGCTACTTGTTCAACAATATCCCACAAATCCACTGGCCAAGTCAGTTGCAATCATTAAGGAACTTCCAGAAATCATGGAGCGCACTGATGTTCTTAAGCCAAAATTTGATGCAATCTCTGATCTGATCAACAAAATGTTGGATGTCACAAAGTGCATTATCGAGTTTAGAGACATTCGAACATCTCATCACCAATATGCTATCACCCAAGAATTGGAAATGTTGATCAATACTGCCCATATTTCCACTGCTGCCTATTGGACTATAAGGGCCGCTGTCATGTGTGCTGCCATCATTTTGAATCTCATTGCCACCGGCCACGAGTATGTTTTCTAAACGACTTTAAATTCTATAAGGTAACGGTATAAAAGATTTTTACATTACCATGCTGCGTATGCAATAACTACAAATAACCATAACCATCCATTAAAAGTTGGATTAGAAACCTGGAAAATAACACAAATTACCTGCTATAACAGGTTAATTTTTCTACCGTTTGCGCATATGAGTGAACTCCTCTCTAAAGTGGGCAGTCAAGCTAAAAAATAACTCTAACATTGACAACACAATGATggaaatattaataataaagtgttatttcTCCATTTTGACAATTTACCATGTACTTTGTGAATATGTGTTTTAGGTATATGTCCACAACATCCGAGACTTGGGAGATATCTAGTTTGGCTCACAAGCTTGCCAACATATTGGATCTCCTGAGAAAGGTTCTTAACCAATGTTACCAAAAGATTGGTAAGCATGTGCTAcgatatttttaattaattaaattgatGTTTAAAAAACAAGCAAGGATATTTTACATATTATTCTTGTTTGTGATATAGAGGAGAAGAGGCAACATGATGCATTTGAAGCACTTTTGCGACTTCTGAGGACACCCCACATTGATAACATGAAGATACTGTCAATCTTGATTTATTCCAAGGATGACCAGCTCCCACTTTTTGATGGAACTCATAAGAGAAGGGTTTGTACCAATCACTACCTCTTCTTCTTAACAATTAATATCTTCAAGAGATTTACttataattactaattaattattGATGTGGTTAGGTAAGTCTTGATGTGCTTAGGAGGAAGCATGTATTACTTTTGCTGTCAGATCTGGACATTGCAGCAGAAGAGCTGTTTATTCTCCATCATATGTACGCTGAATCAAAGGCACAACCAAGTAGGCCTGAGAGTAACTATGAGGTTGTTTGGATTCCTGTAGTTGACAAAAGAGTAACAACATGGACTGAAGAAAAGCAAATGAAATTTGAACAAGTCCAAGCTTC contains:
- the LOC107778376 gene encoding protein SIEVE ELEMENT OCCLUSION B-like, translated to MAHVNQLTEKGAMNPVTNDSAVAANRMHPMSHDHMVPTTGHHATSGHHINPLNTQINPVMNHPVVKPVSHDMVPAVAHNTHINPRTTNRIHPRRGDHHLFLTSDDNAMMKHIEDTHSPDGRDFDVKPLLHTIEDIVHRAPAIPGHLHGGQAQAHLEALEEKVPHSGLSEILNYLAYPIHRISMELICKCANKEDPHSTTIALLHSLTTYAWDTKVAITFAAFAQQYGEFWLLVQQYPTNPLAKSVAIIKELPEIMERTDVLKPKFDAISDLINKMLDVTKCIIEFRDIRTSHHQYAITQELEMLINTAHISTAAYWTIRAAVMCAAIILNLIATGHEYMSTTSETWEISSLAHKLANILDLLRKVLNQCYQKIEEKRQHDAFEALLRLLRTPHIDNMKILSILIYSKDDQLPLFDGTHKRRVSLDVLRRKHVLLLLSDLDIAAEELFILHHMYAESKAQPSRPESNYEVVWIPVVDKRVTTWTEEKQMKFEQVQASMPWYSVAHPSMIDPAVIRYIKEIWGFNKKPQLVVLDPQGKETNNNAYHMLWIWGSLAFPFTKAREEALWREQTWNIELLADSIDQNIFTWIGEGKCICLYGGEDIEWIRAFTTATRAVANAARIPLEMLYVGKRNPKERVRKNSAIIQVENLSHVVQDQTLIWFFWERLESMWHSRTQQDIPGETDPILQEIVTILSYDGSDQGWAVFSRGLAEMTRGKGDLMVQVMRGFERWKHEVTDITEFVPSVDRQLRALHTPHHCTRLILPGTTGHIPERVVCAECSRPMEKFIMYSCCID